In Fimbriimonadales bacterium, the following are encoded in one genomic region:
- the flgK gene encoding flagellar hook-associated protein FlgK produces MPSAFSGIEIASNALRAFEFALNITGHNLSNIETSGYSRQRVEFGQTPPLTYFALNPVTMGTGVGIASVNRIRNLFLDGKFWQASYEQSRMMQLLTTLEQIEMIFEEPGSNGIHSLMVGMFDAWNDLSQNPASEASRMNLRMQASLFVQKVRDIHRALQSQRQGLVQETLTSIEQINRIAKEISDLNAEIRTQIANDTKPNDLLDRRGKLLDELSTWVDVHTQELADGTITVYIGEYTLVGQGGEYPLPNDFDAASSSLIDGSDNIEIRGGKLGGLLNGIRAVEIYTTQLDTLVTELRDYVNALHTTGVNLNGTTGIAFFQGANGAVDFDLSDEIKTDVRNIAAGTSGAPGDGSLALAISRSRDTDLAGLGNRSVLEYHRDFVMQLAQETNTYRTSVTTQESALRQIKSQRQSISGVNMDEELAQMMRFQRSYQAAARVLTVFDQVTEELINVLH; encoded by the coding sequence ATGCCCTCTGCATTTTCCGGTATCGAGATTGCTTCGAACGCACTTCGAGCTTTCGAATTTGCGCTAAACATCACCGGGCATAACCTTTCGAATATCGAAACATCGGGTTATTCCAGACAGCGCGTGGAGTTTGGGCAAACCCCCCCGCTTACGTATTTCGCACTGAACCCCGTAACGATGGGAACGGGTGTCGGGATAGCGAGCGTCAATCGGATTCGTAATCTCTTTCTCGATGGCAAGTTTTGGCAAGCGAGTTATGAACAATCCCGAATGATGCAGTTGCTAACGACTTTAGAACAGATAGAAATGATATTCGAAGAGCCCGGATCGAACGGAATTCATTCCCTTATGGTGGGAATGTTCGATGCGTGGAACGATTTGAGCCAAAATCCGGCGAGCGAGGCTTCTCGCATGAACCTCCGAATGCAGGCGAGTCTTTTTGTTCAAAAAGTGCGGGACATACACCGCGCTCTGCAATCCCAACGGCAGGGGCTCGTTCAAGAAACTCTGACCTCCATCGAACAAATCAATCGCATTGCCAAGGAAATCAGTGATCTCAACGCAGAAATACGCACGCAAATCGCGAACGACACGAAACCGAATGACCTTTTGGATAGGCGAGGAAAACTTCTCGACGAATTGAGTACGTGGGTGGATGTTCACACGCAAGAACTCGCAGATGGAACGATTACAGTTTACATCGGAGAGTACACCCTCGTCGGTCAAGGGGGGGAATATCCTCTTCCGAACGATTTCGATGCTGCGTCGAGTTCGTTGATTGATGGTAGCGACAACATCGAAATTCGCGGTGGAAAGTTGGGGGGGCTTCTAAACGGGATACGTGCCGTCGAAATCTACACGACACAACTCGATACGCTCGTAACGGAATTGCGGGATTATGTGAATGCCTTGCATACAACCGGTGTCAACCTTAACGGCACCACCGGTATTGCCTTTTTTCAAGGCGCTAACGGCGCTGTCGATTTCGATTTATCCGATGAGATTAAAACGGATGTTCGCAACATCGCAGCCGGAACGAGCGGCGCTCCCGGAGATGGAAGCCTTGCGCTTGCGATCTCTCGTTCGAGAGACACCGATTTGGCAGGATTAGGGAATCGTTCTGTTCTCGAATATCATCGAGATTTCGTTATGCAACTCGCTCAAGAGACGAATACATATCGAACGAGTGTAACCACACAAGAATCCGCTCTGCGCCAAATCAAATCCCAGCGCCAATCCATTTCCGGGGTCAATATGGACGAGGAACTTGCGCAAATGATGCGTTTCCAAAGGTCCTATCAGGCTGCTGCGAGGGTTCTCACCGTTTTTGACCAAGTAACCGAAGAATTAATCAATGTCCTTCACTAA
- the flgL gene encoding flagellar hook-associated protein FlgL, which translates to MRISSSQRYDEMRYYLQVADARLFRLQQQLASGKKIQQPSDDPLSAVGLLTFQEAQKLSEQHLSNARNALGRFALIEDALGQIAGVFQKARTVALQGANDALEEAGRDALVQEIQHLQESLLESANTRDGEGRFLFSGLQVNTEPFVLNSNPPPALSYQGDDGQNYIEVGSDFSLPGNMVIAQEVVGAYEVLEELKTSLSNGETEVISEVVLPKIDDSLRQFNALRGTAGQLMSQFQTASDISQRRVDLFAEELSKRGDADYAETVVEFQTAQLAYQAALAALSAGMRVSLLDFLQ; encoded by the coding sequence GTGAGGATTTCGTCTTCTCAGCGCTATGATGAAATGCGCTACTACCTGCAGGTAGCAGACGCAAGGTTATTTCGCCTTCAGCAGCAGCTCGCTTCGGGGAAAAAAATCCAGCAGCCGAGTGACGATCCACTTAGCGCGGTCGGGCTCTTGACCTTTCAAGAGGCGCAAAAGTTATCGGAGCAGCATCTAAGCAATGCTCGAAATGCTTTGGGTAGGTTCGCCCTCATCGAGGATGCACTCGGGCAAATTGCTGGAGTCTTTCAAAAGGCACGAACCGTGGCACTGCAGGGGGCGAACGATGCGCTTGAAGAAGCCGGTCGTGATGCCCTCGTTCAAGAAATCCAGCACTTGCAAGAGTCTTTATTAGAGTCAGCGAATACGAGAGATGGAGAAGGGAGGTTTCTGTTTTCTGGCCTTCAGGTTAATACCGAGCCGTTCGTTTTGAACAGCAACCCTCCTCCAGCACTTTCCTATCAAGGTGACGATGGGCAAAATTACATTGAAGTTGGCTCGGATTTTTCCTTACCTGGCAACATGGTGATTGCTCAAGAAGTTGTAGGGGCTTATGAGGTTTTGGAAGAGTTGAAGACAAGCCTATCGAACGGAGAAACGGAAGTTATCAGCGAAGTTGTCCTTCCGAAAATAGACGACTCCTTAAGGCAATTCAATGCTTTGCGAGGAACTGCTGGTCAATTGATGTCCCAATTCCAGACCGCGTCTGATATTTCACAGAGAAGGGTTGACCTATTTGCAGAGGAGTTGTCGAAGCGGGGAGATGCCGATTATGCGGAGACTGTGGTCGAATTTCAGACCGCTCAGTTGGCTTATCAGGCGGCACTTGCCGCTTTGAGTGCTGGGATGAGGGTTTCGTTGCTGGATTTCTTGCAATAA